Proteins found in one Physeter macrocephalus isolate SW-GA chromosome 17, ASM283717v5, whole genome shotgun sequence genomic segment:
- the POLD1 gene encoding DNA polymerase delta catalytic subunit isoform X3, with amino-acid sequence MDGKRRQGPGPGVPPKRARGGLWDEDEAYQPSQFEEELALMEEMEAEHRLQEQEEEELQSALEGAADGQLSPTAVDARWLRPSPPPLDPQAEPLIFQQLEIDHYVGPARPLPGVPPPSQDSVPVIRAFGVTDEGVSVCCHIHGFAPYFYTPAPPGFGPEHLSELQRELDAAISRDQRGGKGLTGPAVLATELCSRQSMFGYHGHGPSPFLRITLALPRLVAPARRVLEQGIRVAGLGTPSFAPYEANVDFEIRFMVDADIVGCNWLELPAGKYVLRSEGKATLCQLEADVRWSDVASHPPEGRWQRIAPLRVLSFDIECAGRKGIFPEPERDPVIQICSLGLRWGEPEPFLRLALTLRPCAPILGAKVQSYEREEDLLQAWSTFVRILDPDVITGYNIQNFDLPYLISRAQILKVQAFPFLGRVSGLRSSTRDSSFQSRQTGRRDSKVVSMAGRVQMDMLQVLLREYRLRSYTLNAVSFHFLGEQKEDVQHSIIADLQNGNEQTRRRLAVYCLKDAFLPLRLLERLMVLVNAMEMARVTGVPLSYLLSRGQQVKVVSQLLRQAMREGLLMPVVKTEGGEDYTGATVIEPLKGYYDVPIATLDFSSLYPSIMMAHNLCYTTLLRPGAAQKLGAKAELAKETDPLRRQVLDGRQLALKVSANSVYGFTGAQVGKLPCLEISQSVTGFGRQMIEKTKQLVESKYTVENNYSANAKVVYGDTDSVMCRFGVSSVAEAMALGREAADWVSGHFPSPIRLEFEKVYFPYLLISKKRYAGLLFSSRPDAHDRMDCKGLEAVRRDNCPLVANLVTASLRRLLIDRDPAGAVAHAQDVISDLLCNRIDISQLVITKELTRAAADYAGKQAHVELAERMRKRDPGSAPSLGDRVPYVIISAAKGVAAYMKSEDPLFVLEHSLPIDTQYYLEQQLAKPLLRIFEPILGEGRAEAVLLRGDHTRCKTVLTGRVGGLLAFAKRQNCCIGCRTVLSHQGAVCKFCEARESELYQKEVSHLNALEERFSRLWTQCQRCQGSLHEDVICTSRDCPIFYMRKKVRKDLEDQEQLLRRFGPPGPEDW; translated from the exons ATGGATGGTAAGCGGCGAcaaggcccagggcctggggtgcCCCCAAAGCGAGCCCGTGGGGGCCTCTGGGATGAGGATGAGGCATATCAGCCATCGCAGTTCGAGGAGGAGCTGGCactgatggaggagatggaggcagagcacaggctgcaggaacaggaggaggaggagctgcagTCGGCCCTGGAGGGGGCTGCGGACG GGCAGCTCTCCCCGACAGCCGTAGATGCCCGGTGGCTtcggccctccccgccccccctcgACCCCCAGGCGGAGCCCCTCATCTTCCAGCAGTTGGAAATCGACCATTACGTGG GCCCAGCACGGCCCCTGCCTGGGGTGCCCCCGCCGTCCCAGGACTCCGTGCCGGTGATCCGCGCCTTTGGGGTCACCGACGAGGGCGTCTCTGTCTGCTGCCACATCCACGGCTTCGCGCCCTACTTCTACACCCCGGCACCCCCTG GGTTTGGGCCTGAGCACCTGAGCGAGCTGCAGCGGGAGCTGGACGCGGCCATCAGCCGGGACCAGCGTGGGGGCAAGGGGCTCACGGGGCCGGCCGTGCTGGCCACGGAGCTGTGCTCCCGGCAGA GCATGTTTGGGTACCACGGCCACGGCCCCTCCCCGTTTCTGCGCATCACCCTGGCGCTGCCCCGCCTCGTGGCTCCCGCCCGCCGCGTCCTGGAGCAGGGCATCCGCGTGGCCGGCCTGGGCACCCCCAGCTTCGCGCCCTACGAGGCCAACGTCGACTTTGAGATCCG GTTCATGGTGGACGCGGACATCGTTGGCTGCAACTGGCTGGAACTCCCGGCTGGGAAATACGTCCTGAGGTCGGAGGGGAAG GCCACACTGTGTCAGCTGGAGGCGGACGTGCGGTGGTCGGATGTGGCCAGTCACCCGCCAGAAGGGCGGTGGCAGCGAATCGCACCTCTGCGGGTGCTCAGTTTTGACATCGAGTGCGCCGGCCGCAAAG GCATCTTTCCGGAGCCCGAGCGGGACCCCGTGATCCAGATCTGCTCACTGGGCCTGCGCTGGGGCGAGCCAGAGCCCTTCCTGCGCCTGGCGCTCACCCTGCGGCCCTGCGCCCCCATCCTGGGCGCCAAGGTGCAGAGCTACGAGCGGGAGGAGGACCTGCTCCAG GCCTGGTCCACCTTCGTCCGCATCCTGGACCCCGACGTGATCACTGGCTACAACATCCAGAACTTCGACCTTCCGTACCTTATCTCCCGGGCCCAGATCCTCAAG GTGCAGGCCTTCCCCTTCCTGGGCCGCGTGTCCGGCCTCCGCTCCAGCACCCGGGATTCGTCCTTCCAGTCCAGGCAGACCGGCCGGCGGGACAGCAAGGTGGTCAGCATGGCGGGCCGCGTGCAGATGGACATGCTGCAG gtGCTGCTGCGGGAGTACCGGCTCCGGTCGTACACGCTCAACGCCGTGAGCTTCCACTTCCTGGGCGAGCAGAAGGAGGACGTGCAGCACAGCATCATCGCTGACCTGCAG AACGGGAACGAGCAGACGCGCCGCCGCCTGGCCGTGTACTGCCTCAAGGACGCCTTCCTGCCCCTGCGGCTGCTGGAGCGCCTCATGGTGCTGGTGAACGCCATGGAGATGGCGCGCGTCACCGGCGTGCCCCTCAGCTACCTGCTCAGCCGCGGCCAGCAGGTCAAGGTCGTGTCCCAGCTGCTGCGGCAG gccATGCGCGAGGGGCTGCTGATGCCCGTGGTGAAGACAGAGGGCGGCGAGGACTACACGGGCGCCACGGTCATCGAGCCCCTCAAAGG GTACTATGATGTCCCAATCGCCACCCTGGACTTCTCCTCGCTGTACCCGTCCATCATGATGGCCCACAACCTGTGCTACACCACGCTCCTGCGGCCCGGGGCCGCCCAGAAACTGGG gGCCAAGGCCGAGCTGGCCAAGGAGACAGACCCCCTACGGCGGCAGGTCTTGGACGGGCGGCAGCTGGCGCTGAAAGTGAGCGCCAACTCTGTGTACGGCTTCACTGGTGCCCAGGTGGGCAAGCTGCCGTGCCTGGAGATCTCACAG AGCGTCACTGGGTTCGGGCGCCAGATGATTGAGAAAACGAAGCAGCTCGTGGAGTCCAAGTACACGGTGGAGAACAACTACAGTGCCAATGCCAAG GTGGTGTATGGTGACACTGACTCTGTCATGTGCCGATTTGGCGTCTCCTCTGTGGCTGAGGCCATGGCCCTGGGACGGGAGGCTGCGGACTGGGTGTCTGGCCACTTCCCCTCACCCATCCGGCTAGAGTTTGAGAAA GTCTATTTCCCGTACCTGCTCATCAGCAAgaagcggtacgcgggcctgctCTTCTCCTCCCGGCCCGACGCCCATGACCGCATGGACTGCAAGGGCCTGGAGGCCGTGCGCAGGGACAACTGCCCCCTAGTGGCCAACCTCGTCACCGCCTCTCTGCGCCGCCTGCTCATCGACCG AGACCCCGCGGGCGCCGTGGCACACGCGCAGGACGTCATCTCCGACCTGCTGTGTAATCGCATCGACATCTCCCAGCTGGTCATCACCAAGGAGCTGACCCGCGCAGCCGCAGACTACGCGGGCAAGCAGGCCCATGTGGAGCTGGCCGAGAG GATGAGGAAGCGGGACCCCGGGAGCGCGCCCAGCCTGGGCGACCGTGTCCCCTACGTGATCATCAGTGCCGCCAAGGGCGTGGCCGCCTACATGAAGTCCGAG GACCCGCTCTTCGTGCTGGAGCACAGCCTGCCCATCGACACGCAGTACTACTTGGAGCAGCAGCTCGCCAAGCCTCTCCTGCGCATCTTCGAGCCCATCCTGGGCGAGGGCCGAGCCGAGGCCGTGCTGCTGC GTGGGGACCACACACGCTGCAAGACGGTGCTCACGGGCAGGGTGGGCGGCCTCCTGGCCTTCGCCAAACGCCAGAACTGCTGCATTGGCTGCCGCACTGTCCTCAGCCACCAGG gagccGTGTGCAAGTTCTGCGAAGCCCGGGAGTCGGAGCTGTATCAGAAGGAG GTGTCCCACCTGAACGCCCTGGAGGAGCGCTTCTCGCGCCTCTGGACCCAGTGCCAGCGCTGTCAGGGCAGCCTGCACGAGGACGTCATCTGCACCAG
- the POLD1 gene encoding DNA polymerase delta catalytic subunit isoform X1: protein MDGKRRQGPGPGVPPKRARGGLWDEDEAYQPSQFEEELALMEEMEAEHRLQEQEEEELQSALEGAADGQLSPTAVDARWLRPSPPPLDPQAEPLIFQQLEIDHYVGPARPLPGVPPPSQDSVPVIRAFGVTDEGVSVCCHIHGFAPYFYTPAPPGFGPEHLSELQRELDAAISRDQRGGKGLTGPAVLATELCSRQSMFGYHGHGPSPFLRITLALPRLVAPARRVLEQGIRVAGLGTPSFAPYEANVDFEIRFMVDADIVGCNWLELPAGKYVLRSEGKATLCQLEADVRWSDVASHPPEGRWQRIAPLRVLSFDIECAGRKGIFPEPERDPVIQICSLGLRWGEPEPFLRLALTLRPCAPILGAKVQSYEREEDLLQAWSTFVRILDPDVITGYNIQNFDLPYLISRAQILKVQAFPFLGRVSGLRSSTRDSSFQSRQTGRRDSKVVSMAGRVQMDMLQVLLREYRLRSYTLNAVSFHFLGEQKEDVQHSIIADLQNGNEQTRRRLAVYCLKDAFLPLRLLERLMVLVNAMEMARVTGVPLSYLLSRGQQVKVVSQLLRQAMREGLLMPVVKTEGGEDYTGATVIEPLKGYYDVPIATLDFSSLYPSIMMAHNLCYTTLLRPGAAQKLGLTEDQFIKTPTGDEFVKAAVRKGLLPQILENLLGARKRAKAELAKETDPLRRQVLDGRQLALKVSANSVYGFTGAQVGKLPCLEISQSVTGFGRQMIEKTKQLVESKYTVENNYSANAKVVYGDTDSVMCRFGVSSVAEAMALGREAADWVSGHFPSPIRLEFEKVYFPYLLISKKRYAGLLFSSRPDAHDRMDCKGLEAVRRDNCPLVANLVTASLRRLLIDRDPAGAVAHAQDVISDLLCNRIDISQLVITKELTRAAADYAGKQAHVELAERMRKRDPGSAPSLGDRVPYVIISAAKGVAAYMKSEDPLFVLEHSLPIDTQYYLEQQLAKPLLRIFEPILGEGRAEAVLLRGDHTRCKTVLTGRVGGLLAFAKRQNCCIGCRTVLSHQGAVCKFCEARESELYQKEVSHLNALEERFSRLWTQCQRCQGSLHEDVICTSRDCPIFYMRKKVRKDLEDQEQLLRRFGPPGPEDW from the exons ATGGATGGTAAGCGGCGAcaaggcccagggcctggggtgcCCCCAAAGCGAGCCCGTGGGGGCCTCTGGGATGAGGATGAGGCATATCAGCCATCGCAGTTCGAGGAGGAGCTGGCactgatggaggagatggaggcagagcacaggctgcaggaacaggaggaggaggagctgcagTCGGCCCTGGAGGGGGCTGCGGACG GGCAGCTCTCCCCGACAGCCGTAGATGCCCGGTGGCTtcggccctccccgccccccctcgACCCCCAGGCGGAGCCCCTCATCTTCCAGCAGTTGGAAATCGACCATTACGTGG GCCCAGCACGGCCCCTGCCTGGGGTGCCCCCGCCGTCCCAGGACTCCGTGCCGGTGATCCGCGCCTTTGGGGTCACCGACGAGGGCGTCTCTGTCTGCTGCCACATCCACGGCTTCGCGCCCTACTTCTACACCCCGGCACCCCCTG GGTTTGGGCCTGAGCACCTGAGCGAGCTGCAGCGGGAGCTGGACGCGGCCATCAGCCGGGACCAGCGTGGGGGCAAGGGGCTCACGGGGCCGGCCGTGCTGGCCACGGAGCTGTGCTCCCGGCAGA GCATGTTTGGGTACCACGGCCACGGCCCCTCCCCGTTTCTGCGCATCACCCTGGCGCTGCCCCGCCTCGTGGCTCCCGCCCGCCGCGTCCTGGAGCAGGGCATCCGCGTGGCCGGCCTGGGCACCCCCAGCTTCGCGCCCTACGAGGCCAACGTCGACTTTGAGATCCG GTTCATGGTGGACGCGGACATCGTTGGCTGCAACTGGCTGGAACTCCCGGCTGGGAAATACGTCCTGAGGTCGGAGGGGAAG GCCACACTGTGTCAGCTGGAGGCGGACGTGCGGTGGTCGGATGTGGCCAGTCACCCGCCAGAAGGGCGGTGGCAGCGAATCGCACCTCTGCGGGTGCTCAGTTTTGACATCGAGTGCGCCGGCCGCAAAG GCATCTTTCCGGAGCCCGAGCGGGACCCCGTGATCCAGATCTGCTCACTGGGCCTGCGCTGGGGCGAGCCAGAGCCCTTCCTGCGCCTGGCGCTCACCCTGCGGCCCTGCGCCCCCATCCTGGGCGCCAAGGTGCAGAGCTACGAGCGGGAGGAGGACCTGCTCCAG GCCTGGTCCACCTTCGTCCGCATCCTGGACCCCGACGTGATCACTGGCTACAACATCCAGAACTTCGACCTTCCGTACCTTATCTCCCGGGCCCAGATCCTCAAG GTGCAGGCCTTCCCCTTCCTGGGCCGCGTGTCCGGCCTCCGCTCCAGCACCCGGGATTCGTCCTTCCAGTCCAGGCAGACCGGCCGGCGGGACAGCAAGGTGGTCAGCATGGCGGGCCGCGTGCAGATGGACATGCTGCAG gtGCTGCTGCGGGAGTACCGGCTCCGGTCGTACACGCTCAACGCCGTGAGCTTCCACTTCCTGGGCGAGCAGAAGGAGGACGTGCAGCACAGCATCATCGCTGACCTGCAG AACGGGAACGAGCAGACGCGCCGCCGCCTGGCCGTGTACTGCCTCAAGGACGCCTTCCTGCCCCTGCGGCTGCTGGAGCGCCTCATGGTGCTGGTGAACGCCATGGAGATGGCGCGCGTCACCGGCGTGCCCCTCAGCTACCTGCTCAGCCGCGGCCAGCAGGTCAAGGTCGTGTCCCAGCTGCTGCGGCAG gccATGCGCGAGGGGCTGCTGATGCCCGTGGTGAAGACAGAGGGCGGCGAGGACTACACGGGCGCCACGGTCATCGAGCCCCTCAAAGG GTACTATGATGTCCCAATCGCCACCCTGGACTTCTCCTCGCTGTACCCGTCCATCATGATGGCCCACAACCTGTGCTACACCACGCTCCTGCGGCCCGGGGCCGCCCAGAAACTGGG CCTGACCGAGGATCAGTTCATCAAGACGCCCACGGGGGACGAGTTTGTGAAGGCGGCGGTGCGGAAGGGGCTGCTGCCCCAGATCCTGGAGAACCTGCTCGGCGCCCGGAAGAG gGCCAAGGCCGAGCTGGCCAAGGAGACAGACCCCCTACGGCGGCAGGTCTTGGACGGGCGGCAGCTGGCGCTGAAAGTGAGCGCCAACTCTGTGTACGGCTTCACTGGTGCCCAGGTGGGCAAGCTGCCGTGCCTGGAGATCTCACAG AGCGTCACTGGGTTCGGGCGCCAGATGATTGAGAAAACGAAGCAGCTCGTGGAGTCCAAGTACACGGTGGAGAACAACTACAGTGCCAATGCCAAG GTGGTGTATGGTGACACTGACTCTGTCATGTGCCGATTTGGCGTCTCCTCTGTGGCTGAGGCCATGGCCCTGGGACGGGAGGCTGCGGACTGGGTGTCTGGCCACTTCCCCTCACCCATCCGGCTAGAGTTTGAGAAA GTCTATTTCCCGTACCTGCTCATCAGCAAgaagcggtacgcgggcctgctCTTCTCCTCCCGGCCCGACGCCCATGACCGCATGGACTGCAAGGGCCTGGAGGCCGTGCGCAGGGACAACTGCCCCCTAGTGGCCAACCTCGTCACCGCCTCTCTGCGCCGCCTGCTCATCGACCG AGACCCCGCGGGCGCCGTGGCACACGCGCAGGACGTCATCTCCGACCTGCTGTGTAATCGCATCGACATCTCCCAGCTGGTCATCACCAAGGAGCTGACCCGCGCAGCCGCAGACTACGCGGGCAAGCAGGCCCATGTGGAGCTGGCCGAGAG GATGAGGAAGCGGGACCCCGGGAGCGCGCCCAGCCTGGGCGACCGTGTCCCCTACGTGATCATCAGTGCCGCCAAGGGCGTGGCCGCCTACATGAAGTCCGAG GACCCGCTCTTCGTGCTGGAGCACAGCCTGCCCATCGACACGCAGTACTACTTGGAGCAGCAGCTCGCCAAGCCTCTCCTGCGCATCTTCGAGCCCATCCTGGGCGAGGGCCGAGCCGAGGCCGTGCTGCTGC GTGGGGACCACACACGCTGCAAGACGGTGCTCACGGGCAGGGTGGGCGGCCTCCTGGCCTTCGCCAAACGCCAGAACTGCTGCATTGGCTGCCGCACTGTCCTCAGCCACCAGG gagccGTGTGCAAGTTCTGCGAAGCCCGGGAGTCGGAGCTGTATCAGAAGGAG GTGTCCCACCTGAACGCCCTGGAGGAGCGCTTCTCGCGCCTCTGGACCCAGTGCCAGCGCTGTCAGGGCAGCCTGCACGAGGACGTCATCTGCACCAG
- the POLD1 gene encoding DNA polymerase delta catalytic subunit isoform X2 — MDGKRRQGPGPGVPPKRARGGLWDEDEAYQPSQFEEELALMEEMEAEHRLQEQEEEELQSALEGAADGQLSPTAVDARWLRPSPPPLDPQAEPLIFQQLEIDHYVGPARPLPGVPPPSQDSVPVIRAFGVTDEGVSVCCHIHGFAPYFYTPAPPGFGPEHLSELQRELDAAISRDQRGGKGLTGPAVLATELCSRQSMFGYHGHGPSPFLRITLALPRLVAPARRVLEQGIRVAGLGTPSFAPYEANVDFEIRFMVDADIVGCNWLELPAGKYVLRSEGKATLCQLEADVRWSDVASHPPEGRWQRIAPLRVLSFDIECAGRKGIFPEPERDPVIQICSLGLRWGEPEPFLRLALTLRPCAPILGAKVQSYEREEDLLQAWSTFVRILDPDVITGYNIQNFDLPYLISRAQILKVQAFPFLGRVSGLRSSTRDSSFQSRQTGRRDSKVVSMAGRVQMDMLQVLLREYRLRSYTLNAVSFHFLGEQKEDVQHSIIADLQNGNEQTRRRLAVYCLKDAFLPLRLLERLMVLVNAMEMARVTGVPLSYLLSRGQQVKAMREGLLMPVVKTEGGEDYTGATVIEPLKGYYDVPIATLDFSSLYPSIMMAHNLCYTTLLRPGAAQKLGLTEDQFIKTPTGDEFVKAAVRKGLLPQILENLLGARKRAKAELAKETDPLRRQVLDGRQLALKVSANSVYGFTGAQVGKLPCLEISQSVTGFGRQMIEKTKQLVESKYTVENNYSANAKVVYGDTDSVMCRFGVSSVAEAMALGREAADWVSGHFPSPIRLEFEKVYFPYLLISKKRYAGLLFSSRPDAHDRMDCKGLEAVRRDNCPLVANLVTASLRRLLIDRDPAGAVAHAQDVISDLLCNRIDISQLVITKELTRAAADYAGKQAHVELAERMRKRDPGSAPSLGDRVPYVIISAAKGVAAYMKSEDPLFVLEHSLPIDTQYYLEQQLAKPLLRIFEPILGEGRAEAVLLRGDHTRCKTVLTGRVGGLLAFAKRQNCCIGCRTVLSHQGAVCKFCEARESELYQKEVSHLNALEERFSRLWTQCQRCQGSLHEDVICTSRDCPIFYMRKKVRKDLEDQEQLLRRFGPPGPEDW; from the exons ATGGATGGTAAGCGGCGAcaaggcccagggcctggggtgcCCCCAAAGCGAGCCCGTGGGGGCCTCTGGGATGAGGATGAGGCATATCAGCCATCGCAGTTCGAGGAGGAGCTGGCactgatggaggagatggaggcagagcacaggctgcaggaacaggaggaggaggagctgcagTCGGCCCTGGAGGGGGCTGCGGACG GGCAGCTCTCCCCGACAGCCGTAGATGCCCGGTGGCTtcggccctccccgccccccctcgACCCCCAGGCGGAGCCCCTCATCTTCCAGCAGTTGGAAATCGACCATTACGTGG GCCCAGCACGGCCCCTGCCTGGGGTGCCCCCGCCGTCCCAGGACTCCGTGCCGGTGATCCGCGCCTTTGGGGTCACCGACGAGGGCGTCTCTGTCTGCTGCCACATCCACGGCTTCGCGCCCTACTTCTACACCCCGGCACCCCCTG GGTTTGGGCCTGAGCACCTGAGCGAGCTGCAGCGGGAGCTGGACGCGGCCATCAGCCGGGACCAGCGTGGGGGCAAGGGGCTCACGGGGCCGGCCGTGCTGGCCACGGAGCTGTGCTCCCGGCAGA GCATGTTTGGGTACCACGGCCACGGCCCCTCCCCGTTTCTGCGCATCACCCTGGCGCTGCCCCGCCTCGTGGCTCCCGCCCGCCGCGTCCTGGAGCAGGGCATCCGCGTGGCCGGCCTGGGCACCCCCAGCTTCGCGCCCTACGAGGCCAACGTCGACTTTGAGATCCG GTTCATGGTGGACGCGGACATCGTTGGCTGCAACTGGCTGGAACTCCCGGCTGGGAAATACGTCCTGAGGTCGGAGGGGAAG GCCACACTGTGTCAGCTGGAGGCGGACGTGCGGTGGTCGGATGTGGCCAGTCACCCGCCAGAAGGGCGGTGGCAGCGAATCGCACCTCTGCGGGTGCTCAGTTTTGACATCGAGTGCGCCGGCCGCAAAG GCATCTTTCCGGAGCCCGAGCGGGACCCCGTGATCCAGATCTGCTCACTGGGCCTGCGCTGGGGCGAGCCAGAGCCCTTCCTGCGCCTGGCGCTCACCCTGCGGCCCTGCGCCCCCATCCTGGGCGCCAAGGTGCAGAGCTACGAGCGGGAGGAGGACCTGCTCCAG GCCTGGTCCACCTTCGTCCGCATCCTGGACCCCGACGTGATCACTGGCTACAACATCCAGAACTTCGACCTTCCGTACCTTATCTCCCGGGCCCAGATCCTCAAG GTGCAGGCCTTCCCCTTCCTGGGCCGCGTGTCCGGCCTCCGCTCCAGCACCCGGGATTCGTCCTTCCAGTCCAGGCAGACCGGCCGGCGGGACAGCAAGGTGGTCAGCATGGCGGGCCGCGTGCAGATGGACATGCTGCAG gtGCTGCTGCGGGAGTACCGGCTCCGGTCGTACACGCTCAACGCCGTGAGCTTCCACTTCCTGGGCGAGCAGAAGGAGGACGTGCAGCACAGCATCATCGCTGACCTGCAG AACGGGAACGAGCAGACGCGCCGCCGCCTGGCCGTGTACTGCCTCAAGGACGCCTTCCTGCCCCTGCGGCTGCTGGAGCGCCTCATGGTGCTGGTGAACGCCATGGAGATGGCGCGCGTCACCGGCGTGCCCCTCAGCTACCTGCTCAGCCGCGGCCAGCAGGTCAAG gccATGCGCGAGGGGCTGCTGATGCCCGTGGTGAAGACAGAGGGCGGCGAGGACTACACGGGCGCCACGGTCATCGAGCCCCTCAAAGG GTACTATGATGTCCCAATCGCCACCCTGGACTTCTCCTCGCTGTACCCGTCCATCATGATGGCCCACAACCTGTGCTACACCACGCTCCTGCGGCCCGGGGCCGCCCAGAAACTGGG CCTGACCGAGGATCAGTTCATCAAGACGCCCACGGGGGACGAGTTTGTGAAGGCGGCGGTGCGGAAGGGGCTGCTGCCCCAGATCCTGGAGAACCTGCTCGGCGCCCGGAAGAG gGCCAAGGCCGAGCTGGCCAAGGAGACAGACCCCCTACGGCGGCAGGTCTTGGACGGGCGGCAGCTGGCGCTGAAAGTGAGCGCCAACTCTGTGTACGGCTTCACTGGTGCCCAGGTGGGCAAGCTGCCGTGCCTGGAGATCTCACAG AGCGTCACTGGGTTCGGGCGCCAGATGATTGAGAAAACGAAGCAGCTCGTGGAGTCCAAGTACACGGTGGAGAACAACTACAGTGCCAATGCCAAG GTGGTGTATGGTGACACTGACTCTGTCATGTGCCGATTTGGCGTCTCCTCTGTGGCTGAGGCCATGGCCCTGGGACGGGAGGCTGCGGACTGGGTGTCTGGCCACTTCCCCTCACCCATCCGGCTAGAGTTTGAGAAA GTCTATTTCCCGTACCTGCTCATCAGCAAgaagcggtacgcgggcctgctCTTCTCCTCCCGGCCCGACGCCCATGACCGCATGGACTGCAAGGGCCTGGAGGCCGTGCGCAGGGACAACTGCCCCCTAGTGGCCAACCTCGTCACCGCCTCTCTGCGCCGCCTGCTCATCGACCG AGACCCCGCGGGCGCCGTGGCACACGCGCAGGACGTCATCTCCGACCTGCTGTGTAATCGCATCGACATCTCCCAGCTGGTCATCACCAAGGAGCTGACCCGCGCAGCCGCAGACTACGCGGGCAAGCAGGCCCATGTGGAGCTGGCCGAGAG GATGAGGAAGCGGGACCCCGGGAGCGCGCCCAGCCTGGGCGACCGTGTCCCCTACGTGATCATCAGTGCCGCCAAGGGCGTGGCCGCCTACATGAAGTCCGAG GACCCGCTCTTCGTGCTGGAGCACAGCCTGCCCATCGACACGCAGTACTACTTGGAGCAGCAGCTCGCCAAGCCTCTCCTGCGCATCTTCGAGCCCATCCTGGGCGAGGGCCGAGCCGAGGCCGTGCTGCTGC GTGGGGACCACACACGCTGCAAGACGGTGCTCACGGGCAGGGTGGGCGGCCTCCTGGCCTTCGCCAAACGCCAGAACTGCTGCATTGGCTGCCGCACTGTCCTCAGCCACCAGG gagccGTGTGCAAGTTCTGCGAAGCCCGGGAGTCGGAGCTGTATCAGAAGGAG GTGTCCCACCTGAACGCCCTGGAGGAGCGCTTCTCGCGCCTCTGGACCCAGTGCCAGCGCTGTCAGGGCAGCCTGCACGAGGACGTCATCTGCACCAG